In Aspergillus fumigatus Af293 chromosome 6, whole genome shotgun sequence, the genomic window TGAGGAGGTGAGTAGGGTCTTATAGGGCTGAATATGTAGTGCTGACATGCATTATTTAGTGCGACGTGCATCCGGTTTATCGAGATCCCGTGCACGACTTTGGTATTCTGAAGTTCAATCCCAAGGCCATTCGGTACATGGAATTGACTGAGCTCAAGCTTCGGCCGGAGGCGGCCCGTGTGGGATGTGAGATTCGAGTTGTGGGCAACGATGCTGGGGAGAAGCTGAGCATTCTGTCTGGTGTCATCAGCCGGCTCGACAGAAATGCGCCGGAGTATGGTGACGGTTACTGTGATTTTAATACGAACTACATTCAGgccgcagcagccgccagTGGTGGCAGTTCCGGCAGTCCTGTCGTTAATATCGACGGTCATGCAATTGCTTTACAGGCTGGAGGTCGCGCGGATGGTGCGGCCACGGACTATTTCCTTCCCCTAGACCGCCCCCTCCGCGCGCTGGAGTGCATCCGACGCGGTGAGCCTGTCACCCGGGGTACGATTCAGACACAGTGGATCCTCAAACCTTTTGACGAGTGTCGTCGCTTAGGATTGACACCCGAGTGGGAGGCTGCTGTCCGCAAAGCCTCGCCGCATGAGACCAGTATGTTGGTGGCTGAGATCATATTACCCGAAGGGCCTGCAGATGGAaagctcgaagaaggagatgtcCTACTGCAGGTTAACGGGGAGCTCCTTACGCAGTTCATCCGATTGGACGATATCCTTGATTCAAGTGTCGGGAAGACGGTACGTTTGCTGGTTCAGAGAGGCGGTCAGAATGTTGAGGTAGAATGTGAGGTGGGCGATCTGCATGCCATCACACCAGACCGTTTTGTCACGGTAGCCGGTGGCACTTTCCACAATCTATCCTATCAGCAGGCCCGGCTTTATGCCATTGCCGCACGAGGAGTGTATGTTTGCGAAGCAGCAGGCTCTTTCAAGTTGGAGAATACCCTGTCGGGGTGGATTATTGATGCTGTGGACAAACGCCCGACCCGAAATTTAGACGAGTTCATTGAAGTAATGAAGACGATTCCGGATCGAGCTCGGGTGGTCATCTCGTATCGTCATATTCGAGATCTTCACACCCGTGGTACCAGCATCGTGTACATAGACCGCCATTGGCATCCCAAGATGCGAATGGCCATTCGGAACGATGAGACGGGTCTATGGGACTTTTCTGATCTCGCCGACCCCGTGCCAGCTGAAACGCCGGTTCCTAGGAAAGCCGACTTCATTCAACTCGACGGAGTCAGTCAGCCTGCGGTTGCAGATATCGTGCGCAGCTTTGTACGTGTCTCCTGCACCATGCCCTTGAAGCTCGATGGGTACCCGCAAGCCAAGAAAACCGGTTTCGGGTTGGTGATCGATGCTGGAAAAGGCCTGGTTGTGGTGTCCAGAGCTATTGTTCCCTATGATCTGTGTGACATCAACATTACAGTGGCCGATTCGATCATTGTTGTGGCCAAGGTTATCTTCATGCATCCTCTACAGAACTATACCATCATCCAATATGACCCCAGTCTGGTACAGGCTCCTGTCCAGAGCGCCGAGTTGAGCACCGAGTACATCAAGCAGGGCCAGGAGACCATCTTCGTGGGCTTCAATCAGAACTTCCGCATCGTGGTGGCCAAGACAGCGGTCACCGACATCACCACCGTCTCGATTCCCGCGAATGCCTCGGCGCCGCGCTACCGGGCGATCAACCTGGATGCCATCACGGTTGACACGGGCCTGAGTGGGCAGTGCACAAATGGTGTGCTGATTGGGGAAGATGGAGTCGTCCAGGCTTTGTGGCTCAACTATCTGGGAGAGCGCACCCCAAACTCTCACAAGGATGTGGAATACCATCTCGGTTTCGCCACGCCGGCGCTCCTGCCCGTTACATCCAAGATTCAGCAGGGGATCATTCCCAAGCTGCGAATCCTCAACATGGAGAGCTATGTGGTTCAAATGAGTCAGGCCCGCATCATGGGTGTCTCGGAAGAGTGGATCCAGAAGGTAGCACAGGCAAATCCGTCGCGGCACCAGCTCTTCATGGTGCGCAAAGTCGACTGTCCTCCGCCGCAGTTTACGTCCAATGCGGACTCCTTACAAGAAGGGGACATCATCTTAACCTTGGACGGTCAACTGATCACTCGCGTCTCTGAGTTGGACAAGATGTATGAGAAGGAGGTTCTTGACGCCCTTATCGTGCGCAACGGACAGGAGATTCATCTCAAGTTACCAACGGTACCTACCGAGGACCTGGAGACCGACCGTGCTGTTGTGTTCTGCGGTGCTGTGCTGCAGAAGCCACACCACGCGGTACGTCAGCAAATTTCCAAGCTGCACAGCGAGGTGTATGTCAGTGCAAGGGTATGTTCAACATTGTACTTAAAGTTTAATGTAGCCATGGTACTAACCTTCTCCAGAGTCGCGGTTCGCCGGCGTATCAATATGGCCTGGCACCGACAAATTTCATCACCGCCGTGAATGGCGTTTCGACGCCGAACCTTGACAGCTTCGTCAGGGAAGTCAGCATGATTCCAGACAATACATACTTCCGTCTGCGTGCTGTGACCTTTGACAACGTGCCATGGGTTGTcacgatgaagaagaacgaTCATTACGTAGGTTatctcttttcctctgtTGGATATTTGCTGACTGCGGGACAGTTCCCCATGTCCGAATACGTCAAAGACCCGTCGCAGCCACTTGGATGGCGCACGGTATCCCACGAGAGAGACAGGCACAAGGATGGCATCACCCCTGACGCAGCCAATCTCAATCCAGACGCCATGGACGAGGTGTACGAAGAGGTCAGCGACGTTGAACCGGAGGTTGATTGAGATGGTTTGGACAGGCTTGTAACTATCAATGCATTGTAGGACTGAGTCCTGCTGAACACAATGTATGTATGTAGATAGGGTCCCTGCCCGTGTAACTCCTTGTAGATATCATGATAAAATACCAAACTCATCAACGATGCACGTTGGATATAGATGTCTCATCTGAGGACTCGAATTAGTTCGGGACTCTCGATCCTCTGGCCAAGTCCTACTTTGTGACTATCCACGTATCCGGAGACTCGAGGTATTCACACAATATGGATCTAATTTCAAGTGAGTGGATGAACAGTGAACATTCCGACCTTTACTACCAACCTGCTCAAGCTATTACCTTTGGCCCCCTCCCTTACTTTTCTATGAACATTATCacttctccagctgctcgTTGACTACTAATAGCCATTACATTGAATTACCAGCGACGACTTTTACTTCCTCAAACGGCCTGTCTGACTTCCGGCTCTAAAGTTACGAGTTACAACTTACAAGTCCCTTGCAAGAAGGCCCATATTGCCAGATGGATCGATCCGTCCCTCAGAACGCTGGTAAATCTGTCCCTGCCACTCCGTACGCATAGTAGTGAGCCAAGGCTGATGCTGATATATGATATCATCCTACTAGTGGGCCGAAGTCAAGTCAATCGGCCGAAGGAGAGGAATTTGCGGGCATAAGTATACCGGCAACGGCGAAGGTCTTGGAATGGTCAGGAAAATGCAAGTATACCTGCACTAGAGACCAAGCTCGAAAGGTTTCAGAGACAGCTCAAGGAGGCGGACGAGTAGTTCAAGCAGACGGACGACGAGCTCAGGGAGATGAAGGACCGTTTCAGCGAAGTCCACAAAGCATTCAATCGGCAAGCGCAAAACCGCCCCTCCTTGCACCGGTGCCGCTGCACGAACTCCCTCGGTTGAAACTGAGGTGGGTCGTGGCAGTCGTCGTTCTTCCGCCGTCAAACCTTCCGTCGTCGCACGTCCTTCCTCCATGGTCGATAAAGGCAAAGGGTTTCTGTCGAAACGCCCTCACGAGACTCCTAGCTTTAGTTCAACACACTCCAACAAGCGCCGCCGGAACCCCTTAGATGGGGGAATTCTCTCTTGGCCTGTGTCGATGGTTGATTCGAGAACTTGTATCGTCTTCGGCTGATCCGCTCCGATTTATCTCGCTTCGAGAAGTTTGTGGACAACAAGATCGCCGCCCTAGAGGCGGAACTCGCGAAGAACGAAGAGTCggaggaagacaaagaacAAGCATACTGGAATTAGGCGATCTTGGACCTCAACTTCAGAGGCTGAGGCGGAGGCTGAGATGGTTGAGCATAGCACCCATCGAGAACAGATAGACGTGAGGTTCTCTCTTCGTTATGTCGATATCAGGAGCGGGTTTCTCTCTACGTTCGAGGAGATTTCACGGGCGATGAGTCGACGGAAAGTCAAAAGGTCATCAACCGGGGAAACGTCGCCGCTCAGCACGGATTCTTCAAGTGGACGCCAAGCTATACGATCCAGAGGGCTTTATGGACGAACAAGGCGAGCCATTCTTACCACGCGAACTTTCTTGTAAAATCAAAGAGCCATGAAAGATTACATCAGCCCACTACTACCCAGTTCCTGTTCAGGCAAAAATGTGTGGTTCTCGAGAGCAAAGTATAATGCTGTGGAGAAAGTCATGGATTACTTCCCTAAGCCGGGAAATCTGACAATGGATCAGCGAGACAACTTTCTACAGTGAAGAGTGGGCCTTGTCTCTGCCTGTCGGTCTGTCGTCCGGAGCACTGCTCCACAGGGTTTCACTACGTTCATAATCAACCGAACCTTGGCAGACACCGCTGGTGTGAGCAAGGGATTCATGAGCCCGACGCCAGCGCTCCAAATACCTACGTGAAGTGGAAGCCTTGGAAGTGTTCTTGAGGGCTGCGGCAGTAATGCCAATGAAGCAATTGCCGAGATTGAAAGCCAGTTCATCACGGTCCCCAGCAAATCTGCGGCATTATGTGAGGACATCCAGAAAATCAGGATGAATAAAGTGGTTGTATAGTCAAAGATGATGAGCGTCCATGGTGACCAAGCTTAGCTGATCTGATGATCGGCCGCCATGATGAGAGACGAAGAGGTCTTTGACTCTGATCAAGAAGACGACAGTGAGGAAGCTGATAACGAGCAATGGCTCTCGCTGACATCGAATATATAAACAGCTTTGAGAAGGGTATCTACTCAAAACATGATTACCATTTGCTTCGGATATCCGTGAAGAGACGGATGACCACCCCTCTCACCATATACATCTGGAGGCCAGGACATAAAATGGGTGTTATTAGCGCCAATCAACCTCTACTCTGCAATGGCAGTAGACTCGTTGTATGATATAGGAAACCCTGTGTTCTACGgcctatggtcgtatgtacCACAGAATATGAAACTCAGAATTATATCCCAAGATCTCATAGGAAGGTTGCTTGCTTTATTGGTAAACGTAGTTGCTTAATATCGTAAAAGCCTATTACCCGATATCAGCGGCCAGACAGTACAGAAATCCGAGGCTTGAGACCATATGCTCTTCATCGATTCTCTAACTCCATAGTGCCTCATGAAGAGTCTGTAGGATATATGCCAGACTTTCCAGTAGAACCAAGTACATAGTACACAACGTTTCTGCCGAACCCGTAAACACTCGGTATAGAGTATCTGAGGGCGTCAA contains:
- a CDS encoding putative nuclear serine protease HtrA2/Nma111 encodes the protein MSCVLFPFYRRSPPVATTIADITATSASAPPSSLYSSAPRISTQSVRFSWSGSQSPSVYSVTSVSPHKQFARRRPHPHLLWRWTSVATPVIHSNPGANNRLLSSLAPFARSRPSLSQPASRKSMDLNGETSTKRKRSSVAAPAERPAKHLKPGNSTLTPGDATPANGTVYNVEDEEDTGRVMPIGPAQADSPEWQATIEKVVKSVVSIHFCQTCSFDTDLSMSSQATGFVVDAERGYILTNRHVVCAGPFWGYCIFDNHEECDVHPVYRDPVHDFGILKFNPKAIRYMELTELKLRPEAARVGCEIRVVGNDAGEKLSILSGVISRLDRNAPEYGDGYCDFNTNYIQAAAAASGGSSGSPVVNIDGHAIALQAGGRADGAATDYFLPLDRPLRALECIRRGEPVTRGTIQTQWILKPFDECRRLGLTPEWEAAVRKASPHETSMLVAEIILPEGPADGKLEEGDVLLQVNGELLTQFIRLDDILDSSVGKTVRLLVQRGGQNVEVECEVGDLHAITPDRFVTVAGGTFHNLSYQQARLYAIAARGVYVCEAAGSFKLENTLSGWIIDAVDKRPTRNLDEFIEVMKTIPDRARVVISYRHIRDLHTRGTSIVYIDRHWHPKMRMAIRNDETGLWDFSDLADPVPAETPVPRKADFIQLDGVSQPAVADIVRSFVRVSCTMPLKLDGYPQAKKTGFGLVIDAGKGLVVVSRAIVPYDLCDINITVADSIIVVAKVIFMHPLQNYTIIQYDPSLVQAPVQSAELSTEYIKQGQETIFVGFNQNFRIVVAKTAVTDITTVSIPANASAPRYRAINLDAITVDTGLSGQCTNGVLIGEDGVVQALWLNYLGERTPNSHKDVEYHLGFATPALLPVTSKIQQGIIPKLRILNMESYVVQMSQARIMGVSEEWIQKVAQANPSRHQLFMVRKVDCPPPQFTSNADSLQEGDIILTLDGQLITRVSELDKMYEKEVLDALIVRNGQEIHLKLPTVPTEDLETDRAVVFCGAVLQKPHHAVRQQISKLHSEVYVSARSRGSPAYQYGLAPTNFITAVNGVSTPNLDSFVREVSMIPDNTYFRLRAVTFDNVPWVVTMKKNDHYFPMSEYVKDPSQPLGWRTVSHERDRHKDGITPDAANLNPDAMDEVYEEVSDVEPEVD